The following coding sequences lie in one Populus trichocarpa isolate Nisqually-1 chromosome 14, P.trichocarpa_v4.1, whole genome shotgun sequence genomic window:
- the LOC7486782 gene encoding myb-related protein 308 — protein MGRAPCCSKVGLHRGPWTPREDTLLTKYIQAHGEGHWRSLPKKAGLLRCGKSCRLRWMNYLRPDIKRGNITPDEDDLIIRMHSLLGNRWSLIAGRLPGRTDNEIKNYWNTHLVKRLRSQGITDPGTHRKLAEPGEREVKRRRSNKNTSNKKQNKSKAKLILPAEKHKVHLPKPVRFTSLPLPRNDSFESNTITISPSQGRDQGSFGTGDSFLVGDNDRYGLVNGSDLECQSPVPTTNTLEKLYEEYLQLLEIDDRQDQVLLDSFADSLLV, from the exons ATGGGAAGGGCTCCTTGTTGCTCCAAGGTTGGCTTGCATAGAGGACCGTGGACTCCCAGAGAAGACACGTTGCTTACCAAGTATATTCAAGCTCACGGTGAAGGCCATTGGAGGTCTTTGCCTAAAAAAGCTG GTCTCCTCAGATGTGGCAAAAGTTGCAGGCTAAGATGGATGAACTATCTAAGACCAGACATCAAGAGAGGAAATATCACCCCTGATGAGGATGATCTCATTATTAGAATGCATTCCCTACTTGGTAACCGGTGGTCTCTCATTGCCGGAAGGCTTCCAGGTCGAACCGATAATGAGATCAAGAATTACTGGAACACTCATCTCGTTAAGAGACTTAGAAGCCAAGGAATTACTGACCCCGGCACCCACAGAAAGTTAGCAGAACCAGGAGAACGTGAAGTGAAGAGAAGGAGAAGTAACAAAAACACCAgtaacaagaaacaaaacaaaagcaaagcaaaacTAATTTTGCCTGCTGAAAAGCATAAGGTCCACCTCCCTAAACCTGTTAGGTTTACCTCTTTACCTTTACCAAGAAATGACAGTTTTGAGAGCAATACAATTACTATTTCTCCAAGCCAAGGAAGAGATCAAGGGTCTTTCGGTACCGGGGATAGCTTTCTTGTTGGAGATAATGATCGATACGGTCTTGTTAATGGTTCAGATCTTGAATGCCAGTCTCCTGTGCCTACGACAAACACATTAGAGAAGCTGTATGAGGAGTATCTTCAGCTCCTGGAGATAGATGATCGTCAGGATCAAGTACTATTAGACTCCTTTGCCGATTCATTGTTGGTATGa